From a single Sphingosinicellaceae bacterium genomic region:
- the choV gene encoding choline ABC transporter ATP-binding protein has product MTVALEFRDVDILFCKSRGRRREADMARALKRLDEGAGRADIAAETGVVLGVSGASLTVEQGKISVLMGLSGSGKSTLLRAANGLNPVTRGNVLVRDGVGSKDIASCGEGVLRHIRRYRVAMVFQQFALLPWRTVRENVAFGLELRGMSRAEIADIVDERLALVGLDSWGDRYAGELSGGMQQRVGLARAFATDADVLLMDEPFSALDPLIRSKLQDELLSLQEQVQKTILFVSHDLDEALKLGDQVTILDGGRIIQSGTGEDIVLRPATRYVADFVRHMNPLNVMTGASVMRHAHALAVADGCVILDDAGRYRLGSGGELDELSVAGESHDVTMVEAPDDHAEFPDGVVACPASVSVRTLIRICAASEHPVLLTEDGRLVGVCAGRDILKALGVAHA; this is encoded by the coding sequence GTGACCGTCGCGCTGGAATTTCGCGACGTCGATATCCTGTTCTGCAAAAGCCGCGGGCGGCGGCGCGAGGCCGACATGGCGCGCGCCCTGAAGCGGCTCGACGAGGGTGCCGGGCGCGCCGACATCGCCGCCGAGACTGGGGTGGTGCTCGGTGTCTCCGGGGCCAGCCTGACGGTCGAGCAGGGCAAGATCTCGGTGCTGATGGGGCTATCGGGCTCGGGCAAGTCGACCCTCTTGCGCGCCGCCAACGGCCTCAACCCCGTCACGCGGGGCAACGTCCTGGTTCGCGACGGCGTCGGTTCCAAGGACATCGCGTCGTGCGGCGAGGGCGTGCTGCGGCACATCCGCCGCTACCGGGTCGCGATGGTGTTCCAGCAATTCGCGCTGCTGCCGTGGCGGACGGTGCGCGAGAACGTCGCCTTCGGGCTGGAGCTGCGCGGTATGTCGCGCGCCGAGATCGCTGATATCGTCGACGAGCGGCTGGCGCTGGTCGGGCTCGACAGCTGGGGCGACCGCTATGCCGGCGAGCTGTCGGGAGGCATGCAGCAGCGCGTCGGGCTGGCGCGCGCCTTCGCCACCGATGCCGACGTGCTGTTGATGGATGAGCCGTTCTCCGCGCTCGATCCGCTGATCCGCTCCAAGCTGCAGGACGAGCTGCTGAGCCTGCAGGAGCAGGTGCAGAAGACCATATTGTTCGTCAGCCACGACCTCGACGAGGCACTCAAGCTGGGCGACCAGGTAACCATCCTCGACGGTGGTCGGATCATCCAGAGCGGCACCGGGGAGGATATCGTGCTGCGGCCGGCGACGCGCTACGTCGCCGATTTCGTCCGCCACATGAACCCGTTGAACGTCATGACCGGCGCGTCGGTGATGCGCCACGCCCATGCGCTGGCGGTCGCTGACGGCTGCGTCATCCTCGATGATGCCGGTCGCTACCGGCTGGGGTCGGGCGGCGAACTCGACGAACTAAGCGTTGCCGGCGAGAGCCACGACGTGACGATGGTCGAGGCTCCGGACGACCACGCCGAGTTCCCCGATGGCGTCGTCGCCTGTCCGGCCAGCGTGTCGGTGCGGACCCTGATCCGCATCTGCGCGGCCTCCGAGCACCCGGTGCTACTGACCGAGGACGGGCGGCTGGTCGGCGTCTGTGCGGGGCGCGATATCCTCAAGGCGCTCGGCGTCGCGCACGCCTGA